The following is a genomic window from Streptomyces chrestomyceticus JCM 4735.
CTTCACGGGCCATGGAAACCATCCCTTTCCGCCTTCGACCGGTCGTGGCCCGTGTCCATCGTCTCTCGGATCGAAGCCGCACGGCTACTATGCCCCGGCAAGCCTCCGGCGGGAGACCGCCTGCGCCGTGGGCCCCGGGTGAGGTGTCCGGGCCCCGGTGGAGGCCGGACACCCGGTCTACGGCGAACAGTTCGCCATCTGGTCGCAGCGCGCGTCCCGCACGCTCGCGTAGCGGGGGAAGCGGCCGGTCAGCCGCGTCGCCCTGAGCAGGGTGGCGATACCGCGGTGGGCGTGCACGACGCGCAGCCAGCCGCCTTGCTCGACGGCCCAGTTCTGCGCGGCGCACAGTTCCCGGAGCGCGGAGCAGTCCATGAAGGTCACCGCGCCGAGATCGACGATCACCCGGGGCGGGCCGGTGGCCCGGCTGTGTCCGCGCCGCAGCAGGGTGCGCAGGCGCGGCGCGGTCATGAGGTCCAGCTCCCCTTCGGGCCGTACTACGTTGATCTTGTTGACACCGATCCGGTGGTGGAGGTCCATAGCGATCCCGCCCCTGAAATCAAACATGCCGCACTGACTGTCCTTCGTGCGAACCGGGGTCCGGGGCACCGCGCCATCAGCGTATTCCGGCTGGGCGTCGGGCGGCGGTGAAGAAAGGTTCCGTTCGAAACTCGACCGCAATCGTTCACTCGTACGGGGGCAGCGTCGCACGGGCGAGCCCACCCGGCTCGTCCGGTCACCCCCGTACCGCTCCGGGCGCGCTCAGCCCCACAGCGCCCGGGCGAAGGCCACACCGGCGAACACCGCGGCGAGGCCGGCTGCCACACTCGCCGCCACGTTCGCGGCGGCCCGCCACCGCGCCCCGCCGGCGGCCAGCCGGAGCGTCTCGTACGAGAAGGTCGAGTACGTCGTCAGCGCTCCGCACAGGCCCGTACCGAGCAGGAGGTACAGGGACGAGGAGGCGGCGCCCGCCGCCACCGCACCGGTGACCAGACCCAGCACCAGCGAACCCACGACGTTGACCGTGAACGTCCCCCAGGGGAAGGCCGTGCCGAGCCGGGACTGCACGAAACGGTCCGTCAGGAAGCGCAGCGGCGCACCGGCCATCGCGCCGGCCACCACGAGCAGCCAGTTCACCGCGCACCTCCGCGCCGGGTGAGTGCGTACCGGGTGCCTGCATGTGCGGCCCACACCGCCGCCAGCGCGGCGAGCAGGGTGGCCGCCAGGTAGGCCAGGCCGACGGCGAGCCGTCCGGTGTCCGTCAGGTGGCGGATGTCCGCGGTGTACGTGGAGAAGGTCGTGAAGCCGCCGAGGACGCCGGTGCCGAGGAACGGGCGCAGCAGCGGGTGGGGCGATCCCCGTTCGCTGATCAGCGCCATCAGGACGCCCATCAGCGCACAGCCGACGACGTTGACCAGGAAGACCGTCGCGGGGAAGGTCCCGGGGGCGGTGGGCCACAGCAGTGTGGCCCCGTACCGGAGAGCCGCGCCGATGCCGCCGCCGAGTGCGACGGCGCCGACGGCGGGCCACTGCCCCTGCCAGGGCGGCTGCGGACGGGAGCGGGCCGACTGCTCTCCGGGCGGCCCGGACAGCTCGGACGGCTCGGTGGTGTGCGGTGCGGCCGGGCGGGCCGTGGCGCCGGCCGTCGCCGGGCGCGGGGCTCCGGTGGTCATACGTCTCCTACTCGCGCGGTGCGTGCGTGCTGCGTTCCGCTCTGCAAGCAGGGACCGTTGGCGGCCTCGGACGGCCGCGGTTCGGGTCCGGCGGGCCCCACCGCCGTGCCGTGATCACACGGACCACAGGCGATCTCAGGCTAACCCCGGCCGTTTGACACCGCCAAACATGGGATGTTCCCATCACCGGTGGAATCGAGAGGGAGGACGGCGTCCATGCCGCTGCGCAGCACCGCCCGCACCAGCCTGGTGGGCCTGGTCATCGAGCAGATGGAACAGCTCATCGCCGACGGCGAGTGGCCGGTCGGCGGGAAGATCCCCGCCGAACCCGTCCTCGTCGAGACGCTCGACGTGGGCCGCAACACCGTCCGCGAGGCGGTCCGCGCCCTCGTGCACACCGGGATGCTGGAGCCGCGGCAGGGCGACGGGACGTACGTACGGGCCGACAGCGACTTCGGCGCGGCCGTGCAGCGCCGACTGCGCCGGGCCGCCGACCTGGAGGCGTACGAGGTCCGGGCGTCCCTGGAACGCGACGCGGCCCGCTACGCGGCGCTGCGCCGCACCGACGACGACCTCACGGCGCTGCGGGCCGCCCTCGCCGAGCGCGACCGCGCCTGGGGGAACAGTGACGTCTCCGCGTTCATCGACGCGGACATGCGCTTCCACCGGACCGTCGCGGCCGCCGCGCACAACAGCGTCCTCGCGGAGCTGTACGAGCACTTCAGCGACGCCTTGCGCGCCACCCTCCAGGCCGTCATCCGCAGGCCGCTGCCCGATTCCGTCCGCCATCAGTTCGACGCGCACACCGCCATCGTCGACGCCATCGAGGCCCGGGACCCGGACGCCGCCGAGCGGGCCGCGCTGGCCCACCTGACCGAGGCCATGGACGCGCTGCGCGCCGCACGGCCCGACGACGAGGCCCCGGCGGCGGCCCCCCGAGCACGCGAAGCAAGCCCAGGAGAAGAAGACCATGCATGACCACGGACCGGCCGCCACCTTGAGCGCCCCCGGCACCGGCGGCGCCGCGCGGCCGGACGCATCCGCCGACGCGCCCGCTGATGTGCCCGGTGACGCGCCTGCTGACGCGCCCGCTGACGCGCCTGCCGGGGGCGCCGCTCCGCCCGCCCCGGCGCCGGGCGCCACCGGACGCCGCGCCCTCTACCTGGGCGCCGGCGTCATCCTCCTCGCACTCAACCTGCGCCCCGCCCTCGTCGCCGTGTCCCCGCTGGCCGGCACCATCCGCGACGAGAGCGGCATGTCGGCCGCGGCCACCAGTCTGCTGACCGCGCTGCCGCTGCTCTGCTTCGGCCTGCTCGCCCCGATCGCGCCGCGGCTCGGCCGGCGCTTCGGCATGGAGCGCTCGCTGCTCGGCACCATGGCGCTGATCTGCGCGGGTACGGCGCTGCGGCTGCTGGATTCGGTGGTGGCGCTGTTCGCCGGGACGGTCGTCATCGGCGCGGGCATCGCCGTCGCCAACGTCCTGCTGCCCGGCCTGATCAAGCGCGACTTCGCGGCCAGGTCCGGGCTGATGACCGGCCTGTACTCCATGTCGCTGTTCGGCGGCGCGGCCCTGGCGGCCGGTGTCACGGTGCCGGTGCAGCGCGCGGCCGGGCTGAGCTGGCAGGCCACGCTGGCGTGCTGGGGCTCGCTGGCGGTCATCGCGCTGGCGGTGTGGCTGCCGCAGACCCGCAGCCGTACGCGCACCTCCGCCTCCGCCGCCCGTGAGGCGGCCCACCCGGTACGCGGCCTGTGGCGCTCCCCCCTGGCCTGGCAGGTCACCCTGTACATGGGCCTCCAGTCCCTCAGCTACTACGCGGCGGCCGCCTGGCTGCCGACCATGCTCACCGACGCCGGGATGAGCGCGGGCGACGCGGGCTGGATGCTGTCGTTCTCCTCGCTGCTGGGCATCGCGGGCTCCTTCTTCGCCCCGGTGATCGTCGGCCGCCGGCTGTCGGCCGGTGCGCTGGCCGCGATCGGCGCGGTGCTCTGCGCGGCCGGTTTCGCCGGGATGCTGGCCGCGCCGGCCGGCGGCGCGTACGTGTGGATGACGCTGCTGGGCCTCGGCCAGGGCGCGGCGATCAGCCTGGCCCTGCTGTTCATCGTCCAGCGCGCCCCGGACATCCGGCACACCGCGCAGCTCTCCAGCATGGCCCAGTGCTTCGGCTACATCCTGGCGGCCACCGGCCCCGCGGTACTGGGCGCCGTGCACGACGCCTCGGGCGGCTGGACCGTACCGGTGGTCGTACTGCTGGTACTGCTCGTCCCGCAGGTGGCCATGGGCCTCGGCGCCGCACGCCCGCGGCATGTGGCCGGGCGCTGACGCGGTACGGATGTGCCGGAGCGGACCGGTCCGTACGGGCGGGAGCTGTGACGGTGGGGCGGGAGCCGCCGTCACGCCTCCCGCTCCGCCCCGCTGCCGGTCCATACTGGTGCGGTGTCGGTGATCAGCAACCTTCGTAGAGCGGTCCGGCTGCCGCAGCAGCAGCGCCGCGGTGTCGACCTCAGCCACCCCGCGCGGTCACCGCTGGGCACCGCCGTGGTGAACTGCGCCGTCTACGAGAACGGCGTCCGGCAGCACGGCGACCACCCGGCCGAGGACGCCGTCCGCCGGGTCCGCGGCTCCGGCGACGGCTTCGTGTGGATCGGACTGCACGAGCCGTCGGAGAAGGAGTTCGCCGGCATCGCCGAGCTGTTCGGGCTGCACCCGCTGGCCGTCGAGGACGCGGTGCACGCGCACCAGCGGCCGAAGCTGGAGCGTTACGACAACTCCCTGTTCACGGTGTTCAAGACGGTCTGTTACGTGGACCACGACCGGCTCACCGAGACCAGCGAGGTGGTGGACACCGGCGAAATCATGGTCTTCACCGGCGCCGACTTCGTCATCACGGTCCGGCACGGCGGCCACGGCTCGCTCGGACCGCTGCGCGAACAACTGGAGGCCGACCCGGAGCAACTGGCCATCGGCCCCTCGGCGGTCCTGCACGCCATCGCGGACCTGGTCGTGGACGACTACCTGGACGTCACCGCCGCCGTGCAGGACGACATCGACGACGTCGAGAGCGAGGTCTTCGCCGAGAGTCCGCGCCGCAGCGACAGCGAGGAACGGCGCGGCGGCACCAAGGGATCCGGCACCGGCGCGGGCCGCATCTACCAGCTCAAGCGCGAACTCCTGGAGCTGAAACGCGCGGTAGCACCGCTGTCCCGCCCCCTCCAGGCCCTCGCCACCCAGCCGATGGCACTGGTGGACCCGCACATCACCACATACTTCCGCGATGTGTCGGACCACCTGGAGCGGGTCACCGAGCAGATCAACGCCTTCGACGAACTGCTCAACTCCATACTCCAGGCGCACCTCGCGCAGATCACCGTGGCCCAGAACGAGGACATGCGGCGCATCAGCGCCTGGGTCGCGATCCTCGCCGTCCCGACGATGGTGTGCGGCATCTACGGCATGAACTTTGAACACATGCCGGAGAAGCACTGGACCTTCGGCTACCCCCTGATCATGGCCGTCACCCTCACCCTCTGCTTCCTCATCCACCGGGGGTTCAAGCGCAACGGGTGGCTGTAACTTCCTCCTGGCTTACTGGCTGCCAGAGCAGTCCGCCTCGGTCCAGGTCGCGACGAGGTCCCGGCAGACGACGGTGAGCGAGCCGTCCCAGAACACGATCTCGTGACTGCAGCCGTCCCGGTGGGGCAATATCTCGTCCAGGATCACCGTCCCGAGGCCCTCCCAGTCGTCCCGGCAGTCGCCCCCGTCGTCCCCCTCGGTGCTCCCGGCCTGGAAACCGGTGACACCTGAGTAGCGGATGACCAGGTCTTCGTCATGCTTCCAACAGTTGTGCCGAAACCGGATCTCCACCTCCTGGCCATCAGCTCCGGCACCCCGTATGTACTGGAGCTCCAGATCCTTCACACACCGCTTTCCGGAGAAGTCGTCATGCCCCGGAGCAGTGGCGAAGCCCCGCGCTCCGGCCGGCAACTCGTCGGCCAGCAAGGGCAGACGCTCCAGGTAGCGAGCAGGCGACAGAACACCTGACAGGTCGCCGACCTGCGCGTCCAGATTTACGTCTCCCTCCTGTCGGCCCGAATGTGCGTAGCAGTATCGGCGGAGCCGCGCGTGGCTCAGGCCAGGTAGCCGTCCGGGCGTATCAGGAAGGTGTCGCCGGGGGCCGCCGCGTAGCCCGTGAAGGCGTGGCCCTCGGCGTCTATGACGTACCGGCCGGCGTCGGGCCGCTCCTCGCCGGGGCGCAGCACGGTGTAGGAGTGTTCCTCGTCCGGGGCGGGTGCGCCGAAGGTCAGGCGGGTGAAGTGCGGGCCGCGGAAGAGGTCAAAGAGGCGGACGTGTTTGTCGTCCGCGTCGAGCAGGGGGGCGTCCGGGGCGCGGTCGCCGGTGACGAGGGTGCCGGTGGCGTCCGGGGCCCGGTAGGTGATGTCGAGGCCGAAGCCCTCCTCGCCGCGCTTGTGGGCGTCCGCCGTGCCTTCGACGTACTTGTCCAGCAGACCGGTGCTGACGCCGAGGACATGGGCCGCGACGGCTCGCCGCTCGGTCTCGTAGCTGTCCAGCGCGGTCTCCGCGGCCAGCTTCCAGCCGAGGTTGTAGGCGTCCTGCACGCCGGTGTTCAGGCCCTGGCCGCCGGTCGGCGGGTGGACGTGCGCGGCGTCGCCGGCCAGGAAGACGCGCCCGGCCCGGTACCGCTCGGCCAGCCGTACGTTCGGCCGCCACACCGTGGACCAGCCGTGTCCGGTCAGGCGTACACCGGCCGAGAACCGGTCGAGGGCGGCCTGCATCGTCTCCAGGGAGGCGTCGTCGCCCTCGCCCAGGGGCGAGATGAACTGGAACTGCCCGGTGCCGGGCAGCGGGGTCAGCGCGACGCCCGTCATGGGGTGGTCCGCCGCGGCGAACCAGTGGCCGCACGACAGGTCGAGGCCCGGCGCCGTCACGTCGCCGACCAGCACCCGGAAGGTCTCGTCGGTGGTGCCGGGGAAGGCCACACCGATCGCCTTGCGGACGGAACTGGCGCCGCCGTCGGCGCCCACGAGGTAGTCGAACCGGGCCACCTCGCCGGTGGCCAGCCGCGCGGTCACCCCGTCCGCGTCCTGCTCCAGGCCGGTCAGCGCGGTGCCCAGCTCGACGCGGACACCGAACTCCAGCAGCCGCGCCCGCAGTATCCCCTCGGTCTGCGACTGGCCGAGCACCCACGGGTTCGGATACGGCACGCCGGGCCGGGGCTCGCGCGGCTCGGTCATCCAGTGCTCGCCCGCGAACCGGCCGTCGAAATGCGCGCGCAGCGGCGCCGGCGGCGCTCCGGCGGCCCGTACGGCGTCCAGCACGCCGAGGTCGTCGAAGACCTCCAGCGTGCGCGGTTGGAGGCTGTCGCCGCGCGAGCCGTCGAAGTACGCGGTCGCCTTGTCGACGACCCGCACCCCGACGCCGCGCCGGGCCAGTTCGATCCCCAGGGTCAGCCCGGTCGGGCCGCCACCCACCACCAGCACTCGCATGATGAATCTCCATTCGCTGAATGTGCATTCATCATGAGGGCTGCTAGCGTGCGCCGTCAAGAGAGCTGGAGGAAAAAGAGACGTGAAGCGCGCGGAGCAGGCGGTCGAGACAAGGGCGGCGCTGATCGAGGCGGCGAAGCGCCTGTTCGCCGACCGCGGCTACCTGAACACCAAGATCACTGACATCACGACGGAGGCCGGCCGGGCCGCGGGCTCCTTCTACCGTCACTTCACGAGCAAGGAAAACCTGCTCAGGGCGCTGCTGGACGAACTGTCCGCGGCGAGCGACGCCTACGCCGCGAACGACGAGCACAAGTCGGACTTCACCGACCCCGAAGCGATCCGCTACCACGTGGCCAGCAACTGGCGCGTGCACCGGGAGCACGCGGCGACCATGGTCGCGCTGCGCCAGGCGGCGCTCGTCAGCGAGGACTTCACCCGCACCTTCGACCAGTTCCGCCGCACCCAGCTCGAAGACCTGGCCGACCACCTGGAACACGTGGAGAACCTGCCGGCCTCCCCCGAGACCACCCTGCTGATGATGAGCGCGATGCTGGACGCGCCCGCGCAACCGTGGCCCGGGATGACCGAGGACGAGGCCATTGAGGCGACCACCCGGTTCCTCTACCGCGCCCTGAACGGCAAGGACTACACGCCGTAGATACGGGCGCGCGGCCCCTGCCGGGCGAGGCCGGCCGGGACCGCGGAACCGGGTGGCTCAGTGGACGAGCGTGCCCTCCGGGTCGGGGGTGGTCCGGCGACCGTCCGCAGGCGAGGGCGAGGGCGAAAGCGAGGGCGCGGGTTCGGTGGACCGGTCAGCGCTGTCACCCGTGCCGAGCTCCCCCGCCGTACGCGGCTCCCCGTTAGTACGCGCCTTCCCCGGCATCAGGAACAGCAGCAGGAAGATCACCACCAGACCGGCCGCCACCCACCACAGCGAAGTGACCGTCGCGTCGACGACCGTCGCCCTCGGGTCCCGGCCGCCCGCTCCGTCGAGGACGCCGAAGAAGGCCACCGACGACAGGCCGAGCCCGAAGGCCATGCCCAGTTGGCTCGTGGTGTTGAAGACTCCGGACGCCGATCCGGAGTGTTCGGACGGCACCTCCGAAAGGGCCGCGTCGGTGATCGGGGCGACGATCAGCCCCATGCCGCCGCCCATCAGCAGCAGGGCGGGCACCATCTGCCAGGACGTCAGCTCCGTGCCGTACCGCGTGGCTCCGGCGATGTAGAGCAGCACGCCGCAGAGCATGATCAACGCGCCGGCCTGCATCACCTTCCGCCCGAACCGCGGCACCAGCTTCTGCACGGAGACACCGGCCGCCGCCGAGCAGGCGACCGAGAACGGCACCCCGGTCAGCCCGGAGCGCAGCGGGCTCCAGCCCAGGCCTAGCTGCATGCACAGGGTCCAGACGAGGAAGAACAGGCCCGAGAGCGCCCCGAAGGTGAGCTGCACACCGGCGCCCGCGACGAACGTCCGCAGCTTGAAGAGGGAGAGTTCGACGAGCGGCGAGCCGTCCTTGCGGGCCTTGGCGCGCTCGTACCGTACGAAGACGGCGAAGACCAGCGGGCTCGCGGCCATCGACACGAATCCCCAGGCGGGCCAGCCCATTTCGCGGCCCTGGGTCAGCGGGTAGAGCACCATCAGGAGGGCCAGCGCGGCGAGGACCATGCCGCCGAGGTCCAGGCGCAGCGCCTTGGGAGCGCGCGACTCGGCGATGAAGCGGCGCCCGAGGACGATTCCGGCGATGCCGACCGGCAGGTTGATCAGGAAGATCGGCCGCCACTGGAGGCCGAGGATGTCCCACTGCGTCAGCAGCGCGCCGATCAGCGGACCGCAGACCGCGCCCAGTCCTATGACGGCGCCGAACATGCCGAAGACCTTGCCGCGTTCGTGCGCGGGGAAGGTGACGTGGATGATCGCCAGGACCTGCGGCACCATCAGCGCGGCCATCGCGCCCTGGAGGACGCGGGCGGCGATCAGCATCCCCGGGTCGGCGGCGACGCCGCACAGCGCGGAGGCGACGGTGAACCCTCCCATGCCGAGCAGGAAGAGCCGGCGGCGGCCGTGGATGTCGCCGAGCCGGCCGCCGGTGATCAGGCCGACGGCGAAGGCCAGCGCATAGCCCGCGGTGATCCACTGGACGGCGCCGAACGAGGCGCCGGTGTCCCGCTGGATGCTGGGTACCGCGATGTTGACGATGGTCGCGTCCACCAGGTCCATGAAGGCGGCGGTCAGCACGACGGCGAGCGCGATCCAGCGTCTGCGGCCGGTCGCGCCGGCCGTGTCGGACGCGCCGGGGGCGGTCGTGGGCGGGGTGGGCATGGTGGTGACTCCTGGAAGGTGCTCGGGACCGGCGCCGGGAACTGGGTGCCGCGAAGGAACCGGGGGCCCCGGACCACAAGCTTCCGGGAGCTCCGGGACAGATCTCGACCCTACGGTCCGTATAGGACAGCTCCGGTCCTACTCGGCCCGGCATCATCGACGGCATGAGTGAAACCTCGGCCCGCCTGCTGAACCTGCTGTCCCTCCTCCAGACGCCCCGCGAATGGCCCGGCAGTGAACTGGCCGACCGTCTGCGCGTCACCACCCGCACCATCCGCCGCGACATCGAGCGGCTGCGCGACCTCGGGTACCCGGTGCACGCCACCATGGGCGCGGAAGGCGGTTATCGGCTCGCGGCGGGCACCGCGATGCCCCCGCTGCTGCTGGACGACGAGGAGGCGGTGGCCATCGCCGTCGGGCTGCGCTCGGCGGCCGGGCACACCGTCGACGGCATCGAGGAGGCGTCCGTACGCGCCCTCGCCAAGCTGGAACAGGTCCTGCCGTCCCGGCTGCGGCGGCGGGTGGGCGCGCTGGGCACCGCCACCGTACCGATGCCCGCCGGGGACGGCCCGACCGTCGATCCGGCGCATCTGACCGCCCTCGCCGCGGCCGTCGCCAACCAGGAGCGGCTGCGCTTCACCTACCGGGCGGGCGACGGCGTCCGCTCCAAGCGCCTGGTGGAACCGCACCGGCTGGTCTCGGCGGGGCGCCGCTGGTACCTGGTGGCGTACGACAACGAGCGCGAGGACTGGCGGATCTTCCGCGTCGACCGGCTGAGCGACCCGTACCCCACGGGAGTACGGGTGCCGCCGCGCGAGCTGCCCGCCCGGGATGCCGCCGCGTTCGTCACGGAGCGGATGCAGGGCCTGGCGCCCGGCTGCGCCGCGGTGGTCACGGTGCAGGCGCCCGCCGCCGAGGTGTGCAAGCGGCTGGGGCGCGCGGTGGCCGCGGTGGAGCCGCTGGGCGAGGGGGTGTGCCGGGTGCGCACCCGGCCCGACTGCCTGGAGTGGACGGCGGTCCGGCTGGCGACGCTCGGCAGCGAGTTCACGGTGCACGAGCCGCCGGAGCTGGCGGAGCACCTGCGGCAGTTGGGCGGGCGGGTGCTGCGGGCGGCCGCCGAGTCCGGTGAGGCCACGCCGACGCATACCCGGGAGGGGTAGCACTGATACCCCCTAGGGGTATACAGTTCAGACAGTGGACGACGGCGGTCCCCCGCCGTCACCCCCGCCTCCCGAAGGAGCAGCCATGACCACCACCGTCGACGAGCGCGGCATCGAGCTGGAGATCGGCGGCATGACCTGCGCCTCCTGCGCCGCCCGTATCGAGAAGAAGCTCAACCGGATGGACGGCGTCACCGCCACCGTCAACTACGCGACGGAGAAGGCGAAGGTCACGTACGAGAGCGGTGCCGGCATCGAGGTCGCCGATCTGATCGCCACCGTCGAGAAGACCGGTTACACGGCCGCCGTCCCGGAACCCCCGGCCCCCGCCCCGCCGCCACCCGATCCCGGCACGGCGCCGGGGCCGGTTCCCGCGCCGGAACCGGGCGCCGACCCGCTCGCCGCGCTGCGGCAGCGCCTGACCGTCTCGGTGCTCCTGGCCGTACCCGTGATCCTGATGGCGATGGTCCCGGCGCTGCAGTTCACCAACTGGCAGTGGTTGTCGCTGACCCTGGCGGCCCCGGTGGTGGCGTACGGGGCCTGGCCGTTCCACAAGGCCGCCTGGACCAACCTGCGGCACGGTACGGCCACGATGGACACCCTGGTCTCCATGGGCACGCTGGCCGCGCTCGGCTGGTCGCTGTGGGCCCTGTTCTTCGGCCACGCCGGGATGCCCGGCATGACCCACCCGTTCACGCTGACCATCGAACGCGGCGACGGCGGCAGCAACATCTACCTGGAGGCCGCGGCCGGCGTCACCGCCTTCATCCTGGCCGGACGCTACTTCGAGGCGCGCTCCAAGCGACGGGCCGGGGCCGCGCTCAAGGCGCTGCTGGAGCTGGGCGCCAAGGACGTGGCGGTGCTGCGGGACGGGCGTGAGGTCCGCGTACCGGTGGGTGAGCTGGCGGTCGGCGACCGGTTCGTGGTCCGCCCCGGCGAGAAGATCGCCACCGACGGCACCGTCGTGGACGGGTCCTCCGCCGTGGACGCCTCGATGCTCACCGGCGAATCCGTACCCGTCGAGGTCGCCCCCGGCGACCCGGTCACCGGCGCCACCGTCAACGCGGGCGGCCGGATCGTCGTCGAGGCCACCCGCGTCGGCGCGGACACCCAACTGTCCCGGATGGCGCGGCTGGTCGAGGACGCGCAGAACGGCAAGGCCGCCGCCCAGCGCCTGGCCGACCGGATCTCCGCCGTCTTCGTCCCGGTCGTCATCGCGCTGGCTCTCGGCACCCTGGGCTACTGGCTGGCCACCGGTGCGGGCGCGGTCGCCGCGTTCACCGCCGCGGTCGCCGTACTGATCATCGCCTGCCCGTGCGCCCTGGGACTGGCCACGCCGACCGCGCTCATGGTCGGCACCGGCCGCGGCGCCCAGCTCGGCATCCTGATCAAGGGGCCCGAGGTGCTGGAGACCACCCGCCGCGTCGACACCGTCGTCCTGGACAAGACCGGTACGGTCACCACCGGCGCGATGACCCTCACCGCCGTCCACCTGGCCGAGGGCGTGTCCGAGACGGAGGCGCTGCGCCTGGCCGGTGCCCTGGAGCACTCCTCCGAGCACCCCATCGCCCGCGCCGTCGCGACCGCGGCGGACGAGCGTACGGGCGGGCTGCCCGCCCCGGAGGACTTCGCGAACGTCCCCGGCCGCGGTGTCCAGGGCGTCGTCGAGGGCCACGCCGTCCTCGTGGGCCGTACCTCGCTCCTCACCGAGTGGGCCATCGAACTTCCCGCCACCCTGGCGGACGCCAAGGCCGCCGCCGAGGAGGCCGGGCACACCGCGGTCGCCGTCGCCTGGGACGGCGAGGCGCGCGCCGTGCTCGTCGTCGCCGACGCGGTCAAGCCCACCAGCGCCGAGGCGGTCCGGCGGCTGCGCGCCCTCGGCCTCACCCCGGTGCTGCTCACCGGCGACAACGCGGCCGTCGCCCGCTCGGTCGCCGCCGAGGTCGGCATCGACGCGGAGCACGTCGTCGCTGAGGTGTTGCCCGAGGACAAGGTCGCGGTCGTCAAGCGCCTCCAGGCGGAGGGCAAGTCGGTGGCCATGGTCGGCGACGGCGTCAACGACGCGGCCGCGCTCGCCCAGGCCGACCTGGGCCTGGCGATGGGCACCGGCACGGACGCCGCCATCGAGGCGGGCGACCTGACGCTGGTACGGGGCGACCTGCGCGCCGCCGCGGACGCCATCCGGCTCGCCCGCCGCACCCTCGGCACCATCAAGGCCAACCTCTTCTGGGCCTTCGGCTACAACGTCGCCGCGCTGCCGCTGGCCGCCGCCGGGCTGCTCAACCCGATGATCGCCGGGGCCGCGATGGCCTTCTCCTCGGTCTTCGTGGTGGCCAACAGCCTCCGGCTGCGCCGCTTCAAGCCGCTCGGCTGAGCGGCGGGAGCCCGCCCCCGGCACGGCCCGTACAGCGCTCATCCGCTGTACGGGCCGTCCGGCGTCGTGCGCCACTCGGGGCCGGCGTCATGCGCCACTCGGGACCGTGTCGCGCCCCACTCGGGACCGGCGTCGTGTGCCACCCGGGACCGGCCTCGTGCGCGCGATCTCCGGTCCGGCGTCGTGCGCGGGATCACGGCCTCCGCCCCGGGGCCG
Proteins encoded in this region:
- a CDS encoding STAS domain-containing protein is translated as MFDFRGGIAMDLHHRIGVNKINVVRPEGELDLMTAPRLRTLLRRGHSRATGPPRVIVDLGAVTFMDCSALRELCAAQNWAVEQGGWLRVVHAHRGIATLLRATRLTGRFPRYASVRDARCDQMANCSP
- a CDS encoding TetR/AcrR family transcriptional regulator translates to MKRAEQAVETRAALIEAAKRLFADRGYLNTKITDITTEAGRAAGSFYRHFTSKENLLRALLDELSAASDAYAANDEHKSDFTDPEAIRYHVASNWRVHREHAATMVALRQAALVSEDFTRTFDQFRRTQLEDLADHLEHVENLPASPETTLLMMSAMLDAPAQPWPGMTEDEAIEATTRFLYRALNGKDYTP
- a CDS encoding FadR/GntR family transcriptional regulator gives rise to the protein MPLRSTARTSLVGLVIEQMEQLIADGEWPVGGKIPAEPVLVETLDVGRNTVREAVRALVHTGMLEPRQGDGTYVRADSDFGAAVQRRLRRAADLEAYEVRASLERDAARYAALRRTDDDLTALRAALAERDRAWGNSDVSAFIDADMRFHRTVAAAAHNSVLAELYEHFSDALRATLQAVIRRPLPDSVRHQFDAHTAIVDAIEARDPDAAERAALAHLTEAMDALRAARPDDEAPAAAPRAREASPGEEDHA
- a CDS encoding CynX/NimT family MFS transporter, which gives rise to MHDHGPAATLSAPGTGGAARPDASADAPADVPGDAPADAPADAPAGGAAPPAPAPGATGRRALYLGAGVILLALNLRPALVAVSPLAGTIRDESGMSAAATSLLTALPLLCFGLLAPIAPRLGRRFGMERSLLGTMALICAGTALRLLDSVVALFAGTVVIGAGIAVANVLLPGLIKRDFAARSGLMTGLYSMSLFGGAALAAGVTVPVQRAAGLSWQATLACWGSLAVIALAVWLPQTRSRTRTSASAAREAAHPVRGLWRSPLAWQVTLYMGLQSLSYYAAAAWLPTMLTDAGMSAGDAGWMLSFSSLLGIAGSFFAPVIVGRRLSAGALAAIGAVLCAAGFAGMLAAPAGGAYVWMTLLGLGQGAAISLALLFIVQRAPDIRHTAQLSSMAQCFGYILAATGPAVLGAVHDASGGWTVPVVVLLVLLVPQVAMGLGAARPRHVAGR
- a CDS encoding magnesium and cobalt transport protein CorA; protein product: MISNLRRAVRLPQQQRRGVDLSHPARSPLGTAVVNCAVYENGVRQHGDHPAEDAVRRVRGSGDGFVWIGLHEPSEKEFAGIAELFGLHPLAVEDAVHAHQRPKLERYDNSLFTVFKTVCYVDHDRLTETSEVVDTGEIMVFTGADFVITVRHGGHGSLGPLREQLEADPEQLAIGPSAVLHAIADLVVDDYLDVTAAVQDDIDDVESEVFAESPRRSDSEERRGGTKGSGTGAGRIYQLKRELLELKRAVAPLSRPLQALATQPMALVDPHITTYFRDVSDHLERVTEQINAFDELLNSILQAHLAQITVAQNEDMRRISAWVAILAVPTMVCGIYGMNFEHMPEKHWTFGYPLIMAVTLTLCFLIHRGFKRNGWL
- a CDS encoding FAD-dependent monooxygenase, encoding MRVLVVGGGPTGLTLGIELARRGVGVRVVDKATAYFDGSRGDSLQPRTLEVFDDLGVLDAVRAAGAPPAPLRAHFDGRFAGEHWMTEPREPRPGVPYPNPWVLGQSQTEGILRARLLEFGVRVELGTALTGLEQDADGVTARLATGEVARFDYLVGADGGASSVRKAIGVAFPGTTDETFRVLVGDVTAPGLDLSCGHWFAAADHPMTGVALTPLPGTGQFQFISPLGEGDDASLETMQAALDRFSAGVRLTGHGWSTVWRPNVRLAERYRAGRVFLAGDAAHVHPPTGGQGLNTGVQDAYNLGWKLAAETALDSYETERRAVAAHVLGVSTGLLDKYVEGTADAHKRGEEGFGLDITYRAPDATGTLVTGDRAPDAPLLDADDKHVRLFDLFRGPHFTRLTFGAPAPDEEHSYTVLRPGEERPDAGRYVIDAEGHAFTGYAAAPGDTFLIRPDGYLA
- the crcB gene encoding fluoride efflux transporter CrcB; its protein translation is MNWLLVVAGAMAGAPLRFLTDRFVQSRLGTAFPWGTFTVNVVGSLVLGLVTGAVAAGAASSSLYLLLGTGLCGALTTYSTFSYETLRLAAGGARWRAAANVAASVAAGLAAVFAGVAFARALWG
- the crcB gene encoding fluoride efflux transporter CrcB, producing MTTGAPRPATAGATARPAAPHTTEPSELSGPPGEQSARSRPQPPWQGQWPAVGAVALGGGIGAALRYGATLLWPTAPGTFPATVFLVNVVGCALMGVLMALISERGSPHPLLRPFLGTGVLGGFTTFSTYTADIRHLTDTGRLAVGLAYLAATLLAALAAVWAAHAGTRYALTRRGGAR